A single genomic interval of Zingiber officinale cultivar Zhangliang chromosome 4A, Zo_v1.1, whole genome shotgun sequence harbors:
- the LOC121973133 gene encoding WRKY DNA-binding transcription factor 70-like — protein sequence MESVKSNGTEQVAKSSSLSSSLSSWQSNLQEAAMEELNRGQKQAARLLLLLKGVLSSPESRPAAELLVDVGAAFAKALTFMELKKDESESDKAPINSEGMSSCSHEQIKRKFQTSRRRSCRRRAHPYSCTTIFSTKIEDGHGWRKYGQKGIYGSKHPRSYYRCVHKHDRGCPVTRQVQRTEENDSIFAITYVGQHTCTEDDRTTAATDLQALTLESKMNKNDDASDDDDKELAAPPSAMKRDCEEEMISIESTTAGSCSSSEISSTFSGLAPLSAEDGNYSSANLGFGMGFDELIALMSAH from the exons ATGGAGAGTGTGAAATCTAATGGCACTGAGCAAGTAGCGAAGTCGTCGTCACTGTCGTCGTCGCTGTCGTCATGGCAGAGCAACCTGCAGGAGGCggcaatggaggagttgaacagAGGCCAGAAGCAGGCGGCGCGGCTGCTGCTTCTTCTTAAGGGCGTGCTGTCGTCGCCGGAGAGCCGCCCGGCGGCGGAGCTGCTGGTGGACGTCGGCGCCGCCTTCGCCAAAGCACTGACTTTCATGGAACTAAAGAAGGATGAATCCGAATCGGATAAGGCACCAATTAACTCTGAAGGGATGAGTAGCTGCAGCCATGAACAGATCAAGAGGAAGTTCCAAACTTCGAGGAGAAGAAGCTGCAGAAGAAG AGCACATCCATACTCATGCACAACAATATTCTCCACTAAGATTGAAGACGGCCATGGATGGCGCAAATATGGGCAGAAGGGAATCTATGGATCCAAGCATCCAAG GAGCTACTACAGATGCGTCCACAAGCATGACAGAGGCTGCCCAGTCACAAGACAAGTGCAGAGGACCGAAGAGAACGACTCCATCTTCGCAATCACCTACGTGGGACAACACACCTGCACGGAGGACGATCGTACTACTGCAGCCACCGACCTGCAGGCGCTCACTCTCGAATCGAAAATGAACAAGAACGATGATGCTTCGGATGATGATGATAAGGAATTAGCGGCTCCTCCATCGGCGATGAAGCGAGACTGTGAGGAAGAGATGATAAGCATTGAGTCGACGACTGCAGGGAGTTGTTCTTCCTCAGAGATCAGTTCCACGTTCTCCGGCTTGGCTCCGTTGAGTGCTGAAGATGGCAATTACAGCTCTGCTAATTTAGGCTTTGGTATGGGGTTTGACGAGTTAATTGCGTTGATGAGTGCTCACTGA